The DNA window TCGACGGTCAGACGCTCGAGCGAAATGCCTTCGATCGAAGGCGCCTCGACGTCGGGCAGCACTTCAAGGCTCATGTCCAGCTTGGCGTCCTTGCCGGCCTCATAGCCGTCCTGCAGCGAAACGTCGGGCTGGATCGCCGGGCGCAGATTGTTTTCGCTGATCGTTTTCTGAATGCCGTCCTGGATGGAAGCGTTCAGCGCGTCCTGCATCAGCGCGTCATTATGCATCTTGCGCACCAGGTTGGCGGGCACCTTGCCGGGGCGGAAGCCGGGCATGCGGACCTGCGGGGCGATCTTCTTCACCTCGCTGTCGACGCGGGCCTCGATCTCGCTGGCCGGAATGGTGATGGTGTAGGCGCGCTTCAGGCCTTCGTTCAGCGTTTCGGTGCTCTGCATGATGGACTAATGCTCTTTCGTCTCAAGGGTCTGGCGCCGCCGACAGGGTGCCGGTTCGCGTCCGTGAATTCGTCTTCTTACAGCGGCCCGTAAGGCGCACTGCGTGTCGGCTCTGGTGCGGGCGAAGGGACTCGAACCCCCACATCGTACGATACTTGGACCTAAACCAAGCGCGTCTACCAATTCCGCCACGCCCGCGCGGCCCGGGCCGAAGCCCGCGCGTCTAGCGACATAAAAGCGCCGGGGCAAGCCATCAGGGAGGGAGCCGTCCGGTCTTTCACCGGTTTCACTGCCAGAAGGAGATCATAAACCATGCCCGTCGAACCGCCCATCCCGCCCAGCGAGCCGCAACCGGACCCGGCGCCCGCGCCTCCCAAACCCGAAACGCCCGGCAAACCGGCGCCCGGACAGCCCCCTGCCCCGCCACCCACGCCGCCGGAAACGCCGGGCGAGCCCGATCCGGGACAGCCGGATCAGCCGCCGCCCGAAATCGCCCCTCCGCCGCCGGACATCGACATACCCTCTCCGCAGACGCCGCCGAGCACACCCGCGCCGGGCCAGCCAATGGCCTGATTGCTCGATCGGAGGCGGGGTGGCGAGCCTGTAATTCGGCGGGACGGCCTGTTAGGAACCGGAGCCTGTCCCGCCCCCGGAGATTTCCATGATCGCTCGCCTATTGCTGCTATTCGCCATGGTCGTAGCTCCGTTGGCGTCCGCCGCGGCGGAAACGCTCACGGTGATGACTTTTAATGTCCGCTATCCCAGCCCCGATGACGGCGCGGACCGATGGGAGAATCGCCGCGATCTGCTGGTAGATACGATCCGTAAAGCCGCACCGGACCTGATCGGAACGCAGGAGCTGTTCCAGTCACAGGGCGATTACATCACCGCGAAGCTGCCGCATTATGCCTGGTTCGGGATCGACCGGCGGGGTGGGCATGGCGACGAGCATATGGGCGTTTTCTACCGGACCGGCCGTCTGAGGCTGATCGAACAGGGTAGTTTCTGGCTGTCCGATACGCCTGAAGTGGTCGGCGGCATCAGCTGGGGCCACCCCTTCCCGCGCATGGTGAACTGGGGCCTGTTCGAAACCCGCAGTGGCAGGCGTTTTCGGCTCTACGACACTCACTTCCCCTATCGCAGCGAAGATGAAGCGGCGCGCACCAAGGCGGCCCGGCTGATTGCCGAGCGGATTTCTGCGGACGACGGCATTCCCGCTATTCTGACCGGCGATTTCAACACCGGCGACGATAGCGAGGCGCATCGCACGCTCACTCAGACGCTTTCGGACAGCTGGACGACGGCAAAGCGCCGCAGCGGGCCCACGCCGGGCTATCACGGCTTCAAGGGCGGCGAGCCCGATCGGCGCATCGATTGGATCTTGTCACGCGGTTTCGATGCAATCTCCACCCGCAGCATCGACGCTGCGCGCGACGGACATTGCCCGTCGGATCACTATCCGCTGATGACGAAGCTGCGTTTCACCAAGCCATAATCGGCGCGTTGGCCGTCCAACAGAAGTGAGCGCGGCGCGCGAACGACGCCGCGCACCGCTACGTCAGCCTAGCTTCTGCTTCAGGAGATCGTTGACGACCTGCGGATTCGCCTGCCCCTTCATGGCTTTCATAGTCTGTCCCACGAAGAAGCCGAACAGCTTGTCCTTGCCGCCGCGATATTCCTCGACCTTGTCCTGATTGGCGGCGAGCACCTTGTCGATCTCGGCCTCGATCGCGCCGGTATCGCTGGTCTGCTTCAGCCCTTCGGCTTCGGCGATTTCGCCCGGCTCGCGGCCGGTCTTCAGGACTATTTCGTAAATCTCCTTCGCCTGCCCGCCGGAGATTTCGCCCGCAGCCTGCATTCGGATGATTGCGGCATTCGCTTCCGCCGTATCATTGGCGGCGTCGAACTCCTCCTCCATGCCGTTGCGCACGCCCGGCGCAATGGAGAGTGCCCAGTTGGCGGTCTGGGTGGCGACGTCCTTCTCACTCTTGCCGAGCTTGTCGGCGACCACCGAGAGCAGCTGTTCGAAGCTCTTATAGGTTTCCACCTCTGCGGTGAGCACGGCGGCGTTGTACGCGCT is part of the Novosphingopyxis iocasae genome and encodes:
- a CDS encoding endonuclease/exonuclease/phosphatase family protein; amino-acid sequence: MIARLLLLFAMVVAPLASAAAETLTVMTFNVRYPSPDDGADRWENRRDLLVDTIRKAAPDLIGTQELFQSQGDYITAKLPHYAWFGIDRRGGHGDEHMGVFYRTGRLRLIEQGSFWLSDTPEVVGGISWGHPFPRMVNWGLFETRSGRRFRLYDTHFPYRSEDEAARTKAARLIAERISADDGIPAILTGDFNTGDDSEAHRTLTQTLSDSWTTAKRRSGPTPGYHGFKGGEPDRRIDWILSRGFDAISTRSIDAARDGHCPSDHYPLMTKLRFTKP